In Candidatus Paceibacterota bacterium, the DNA window AGTTACTTTTAAGAGTTGTTTTTTTAATGAAAGACAGGCAAAAGTAGCAGCAAAAGAAATTAGATTAAAATTAAAGATAATAGATATTTCAAAAGAACATTTGAAAATCGTTAAAAATCCAAAATACGGCTATGGTAAAAATATGAACCCTTGTATTGATTGCCACTTATTAATGATAGAAAAAGCTAAGTCATTAATGAGAAAATTAAAATGTGATTTTATAGCTACAGGAGAAGTTTTAGGAGAGCGGCCAATGAGCCAGAATAAAAATATTTTGCGCCTATTAGAAAAAGAAAGCGGGCTTGAAGGTTATTTGTTAAGGCCTTTATCGGCAAAATTATTGAGGTCGATAATCACAGAAAAAGAGGGGATGATAGATC includes these proteins:
- a CDS encoding tRNA 4-thiouridine(8) synthase ThiI; the encoded protein is MRKKAKCLLLFSGGLDSILAAKILTEQQIKVLGVTFKSCFFNERQAKVAAKEIRLKLKIIDISKEHLKIVKNPKYGYGKNMNPCIDCHLLMIEKAKSLMRKLKCDFIATGEVLGERPMSQNKNILRLLEKESGLEGYLLRPLSAKLLRSIITEKEGMID